A genomic stretch from Solanum stenotomum isolate F172 chromosome 8, ASM1918654v1, whole genome shotgun sequence includes:
- the LOC125873995 gene encoding uncharacterized protein LOC125873995, with amino-acid sequence MYXWDELTGGAWYSEGNLDKEFITVLRDTCLKVIQMLKVATAEGIHDFLKKRKVVECTSQQIAEILKSMVLDNAVIEVKSIGLGEYHSIPVGSVCYRTASGVALEADPKTIAPMASIPCGACSRINQCTPNGVISPQTCVYYTKWLNFEF; translated from the coding sequence ATGTATTNTTGGGATGAACTGACTGGTGGTGCGTGGTACTCGGAGGGAAATCTTGACAAGGAATTCATCACAGTTCTTAGAGACACTTGCCTCAAGGTCATACAAATGCTGAAAGTTGCTACTGCAGAGGGAATCCACGATTtcttgaagaaaaggaaagttGTTGAGTGCACAAGTCAGCAAATCGCGGAAATATTGAAATCTATGGTTCTGGACAATGCTGTTATAGAGGTAAAGAGTATTGGATTGGGAGAATATCATTCTATTCCTGTTGGATCAGTATGTTATCGAACTGCAAGCGGAGTTGCTCTAGAGGCTGATCCAAAAACAATCGCGCCAATGGCTTCAATTCCATGTGGTGCTTGCTCTAGGATTAATCAATGTACACCAAATGGAGTTATATCCCCACAAACCTGTGTCTACTACACTAAATGGttgaactttgaattttga